The nucleotide sequence CGACGCCGAGCGCGGCCCGAGCCGCTGGCGCCGCCTCGCGCAGAGCGTCGTGCCGCCGATCGTGTTCCTCATCCTCCTGATCGTCGCGTGGCAGCTCTACGTCGTGATCGCCGAGCCGCGGCCCGACAAGGTGCCCAGCCCCCTCGACGTGTGGAACGCGCTAGGGCTCGCCTGGGACACCGGCCGTCTGCAGGAGGCCGTCGCGACGAGCCTCGAGCGCGGCATCGTCGGCTTCCTCATCGCGATCGTCGTCGGCACCCCCATCGGTCTGCTGCTTGCCGAGGTGCGGCCCATCCGGCGCGCCGTCGGTCCGATCATCTCGGGGCTCCAGGTGCTGCCGTCGGTCGCGTGGGTGCCCGCCGCCATCATCTGGTTCGGCCTGTCGGACGCCACCGTCTACTTCGTGATCCTCATGGGCGCGATCCCGTCGATCGTGAACGGCCTCATCGCCGGCATCGACCAGGTGCCGCCGCAGCTCCGCCGCGTGGGCACGGTGCTGGGCGCCTCGCGCTGGCAGCTGGCCACCTCGGTGATCCTCCCCGCCGCGCTGCCCGGCTACCTCGCCGGCCTCAAACAGGGCTGGGCGTTCTCGTGGCGCTCGCTCATGGCCGCCGAGATCATCGCGACGGGCGGCACGATCGGCTTCGGCCTGGGCTCGATGCTGCAGCAGTCGCGCGAGCT is from Microbacterium sp. LWH3-1.2 and encodes:
- a CDS encoding ABC transporter permease, which encodes MPHDTQTPTRSLNERGTSESKRLESTGDVSNRSARTTSEGDDLRSLEAGLDRLQTDAERGPSRWRRLAQSVVPPIVFLILLIVAWQLYVVIAEPRPDKVPSPLDVWNALGLAWDTGRLQEAVATSLERGIVGFLIAIVVGTPIGLLLAEVRPIRRAVGPIISGLQVLPSVAWVPAAIIWFGLSDATVYFVILMGAIPSIVNGLIAGIDQVPPQLRRVGTVLGASRWQLATSVILPAALPGYLAGLKQGWAFSWRSLMAAEIIATGGTIGFGLGSMLQQSRELADLAGVLATIILILAIGILIELVFFGPLERRMLKRRGLLITGGAR